Sequence from the Pedobacter sp. D749 genome:
CGGAGCAAGTTTGATCATTCCCTTAACTTTCCCTAAAGCTTATGATGTGGAAGATCCGGCAGAAGCCAGAAATATAACCTTATCACAAATGAAAGGCTGGGAACTGGCGCCAACCAATCCCGCAGCATTGGAAAAAGCGGGAATTAAATTTGCCTTGACAGCATTTGGATTAGAAAACAGCCGCGATTTTTGGGCGAACATCCGCACAGCGATAGAAAATGGTTTAACTGAAAAACAAGCATTACAATCGGTTACTGAAATCCCTGCCTCGCTTTTGGGCATCAGCGATAAAGTTGGTTCCCTGGAAAAAGGAAAAGTTGCTAACTTTTTAATCTCATCTGATAACCTGTTCAAAAACGGAAACATCATTTTCGAAAACTGGGTACAGGGCAAACGTTTCATCGTAAATAAGATGGATGTAAGCGATGTACGTGGCACTTACAATTTAAATGTTGATGGTGTTGGCGCTTTAACCTTAAAAATTACCGGCACTGGTGGCGGATCTACCGCGGTAGTTGAAAGAGCTGGTGCAGATAGCGTAAAAACTACGGCCACCTTTACCAGAAATGGCGATTGGGTAAGCATCAATTTCAACTTAAAGAAAAATCCGATAGGCGATATCCGTTTAAGTGGTTACATCACTTCGGCAAATCCGGTTACCTTAAAAGGCGAATCGGCATTGGCTGATGGTGCTACAGGTAAATTTACCGCAACCTATAAAGAAGCAGCGAAAGAAACACCTAAAAAAGAGGAGCCTAAAGCTACTTTGGCCTTGGGACCGGTCATTTATCCTTTCTCGGCCTTCGGTAGTACCGAGCTCCCTAAACAAGAAACAGTACTGATTAAAAACGGCACCGTTTGGACGAACGAAAAAGACGGCATCCTTCAAAATGCGGATGTACTTTTAGAAAACGGAAAGATTAAAGCGGTTGGTAAAAACCTTTCGGCTAGCGGCGCAAAAGTGATTGATGCTACTGGTAAACATGTTACCGCAGGCATTATCGACGAGCACTCGCATATTGCCGGCTCCGGAGGAATCAATGAAGGTGCACAATCGGTTTCTGCCGAAGTACGTGTTGCCGACATCATCAACTCAGAAGACGTAAACATTTACCGTCAACTGGCTGGCGGTGTAACCACTTCTCATATTTTACACGGTTCAGCAAACCCGATTGGTGGCCAGTCGCAATTGATTAAATTACGTTGGGGTAAATCGCCAGAGGAACTGAAATTTGCAGGTGCCGATGGGTTTATCAAATTTGCGCTTGGCGAAAATGTTAAACAGAGTAATTTTGGTACCGGCGCCCGTTTCCCGGTTACGCGTATGGGTGTTGAGCAAACTTTTGTGGATGAATTTACCCGGGCAAAAGAATATGCCAAAGCGCTTTCGGTAAAAGGAAACAGCGTACGTAAAGACCTTGAACTTGATGCCATTGTAGAAATTTTGAATAACAAACGTTTCATTACCTGCCACTCTTATGTACAAAGCGAAATTAACATGTTAATTCATGTAGCTGATAGTTTGGGTTTCAAGATCAACACCTTTACGCACATTTTAGAAGGTTATAAAGTGGCCGATAAAATGAAAGCGCATGGCATTGCAGGCTCGACCTTTTCTGATTGGTGGGCTTATAAAAACGAAGTAGCTGAGGCTATTCCTTACAACGGAAAAATTATGCACAATGTTGGTGTAACCACTGCTTTTAATTCTGATGATGCAGAAATGGCCCGTCACTTAAACCAGGAAGCGGGCAAATCAGTTTTATACGGTAATGTACCTGAAGAAGATGCCCTGAAATTTGTAACGCTTAATCCGGCAAGGATGCTGCATATTGACGACAAAGTGGGTAGCTTAAAAGCAGGCAAAGATGCCGATGTGGTGATCTGGACAGCCAATCCGCTTTCTATTTATGCCAGGGCGGAAAAAACTTTTGTAGACGGTATTGCCTACTGGGATATTGATAAAGACATGCAGGTAATTAAAACACAACAAGCAGAAAAAGCACGTCTGATCCAAAAGATGTTAGAGAACAAAAGTAAAGGTGGCCGTACCCAACGTCCAATGGGTGATGCACCACGCCTGTACAATTGCGAAACTTTAGAAAACTATTCAGCAGAATTAACCGAGAAAGAACATGCACACTAACAGATATCTACTCAGCCTGGCTTTATCGGCAACAAGCCTGATGTGTTTTGCACAGGCAAACATTTCGCCGGCTAAAAAACAAAGCAAAACCATTGCCATAACAGGTGCAACCGTACATGTGGGCAATGGAACGGTGATTGAAAACGGAACCATCCTTTTTGGGAACGGAAAAATTATTTCGGTTACGGCTAACGGACAAGTACCACAGGACGATGTAATGCGCATTGCAGCTACAGGTAAACATATTTACCCGGGTTTTATTGCAGCCACCACCAATTTAGGTTTAACAGAAATTGAAGCGGTAAAAGCAACCCTGGATTTCCAGGAAATAGGCGATTTTAATTCGCACATCCGCTCCATCGTGGCTTACAATACCGATTCGAAGGTTCCGGCCACCTTGCGCAGTAATGGTGTGTTAATGGCACAGCCAACGCCACAGGGCGGTACCGTTTCAGGCAGTTCATCAGTGGTTCAGCTTGATGCCTGGAACTGGGAAGATGCCGCACTCAAAACCGACGATGCCATGCATATGACCTGGCCGGTTACACCTCGTTTTAGAGGCGGCTTTGGAGGCTTCGGCAGACCACAGTTATCGCCGGAAGTGTTAGCAGAAAGAACGCAGGCTGCAATTGCGCAGTTGACTTCGTTTTTTGCTGAAGCAAAAGCCTATTCTGAAATGGGTAAACCCGAAGTAATCAATACCCGTTTCGAAGCGATGAAAAAGGTTTTCTCGGGAAATGAGAAATTATTTATTGCGGCAGATAGTCAGAAGGATATTGTTGCAGCAGTTAATTTCGCCAGGAAATTTGGTATCACCCCGGTAATCACCGGCGCAGATGAAGCGTATCTGATCATCGATTTCCTGAAAGACAACAACATTACCCTGGTGGTGAAACAGCCTCATGCCTTACCTAACAACAATGATGATGATGTAAACATGCCTTATAAAAATGCTGCCGTATTGGCTAATGCAGGTTTAAACGTAGTATTGAGTATTGATGGTTACTGGCAACAGCGCAATTTGCCTTTCATGGCGGGTACGGTTACAGCCTGGGGATTGGATAAAGAAAAAGCGCTATCTACCATCACCTTAAACGCAGCAAAAGCGATGGGTGTAGATAAGACCACTGGAAGCATTGAAACAGGTAAAGATGCTACGTTTTTTATCTCTGCCGGCGATGCATTAGATATGCGCACCAATAAAGTAGAACAGGCTTTTATTCAGGGCCGGGATATCAACCTGGATAATCTGCATAAACAATTGGATAAGAAATTTAGCGATAAATATGCTGGTGAAAAGAAGTAGCTAAAATAGTTTAACAGAAACGGTCAATATTAATTTATTGGCCGTTTGTTTTTAGTTAGTGTCTCACCAACCGAAATATCCAACAACAAATATGTGAGACACCAGCTGAAATATCCACATACATCTTCGTAAGACATCACCTGAAATATAATAAATCAGAAATTTTTAATTTAACATCAATCAGAAAATCGAACAATTTGCAAACCATTTCATAATATAAAATCACCATCAGCTTAACACTACAATAACACCTTTGCGGTCAGATAACAAATCAAAAAACTGATCATGATTAAAAATTTACTAATTGCAGTGATGCTGTTTTTATGCTATTCCAGTAATTCGGCTATGGCACAAACCACACAAGCATCAATCTCGGGCATTGTAACGGATGAACAAAAGAAACCCATTCCAGGCGTTTCCATCCAGATCCGGAACAACTCAACAGGTTTTACCACTAAAACTTCTACTAATGCACAAGGTGAGTACACTTTTAAAGAACTTCCTTTGGGCGGACCTTACACGGTTAAAGCCATCTACATCGGTTACGCCGAACAAAACAGAATAGGCTACATGTTAAACCAGGGTGATGCAGTAAAGGTTGCCATTAATATGCAGGAAACTGCTCAAAACCTCGGTGGTGTAGAGATTAACGGATCTTCGTTAAGAAATAAAGTGCAACAGTTTGGTGCATCTACCGAGATTTCATCTAAAACGATGAACTTATTACCGGTAAACGGCCGTAATTTCTCGAGCTTAACAGATTTATCTCCACTATCGGGAGCAAGTGGTATTGCGGGCCAGCTGGGCTCCTCTACCAACTTTACTATTGATGGTATGACGGCAAAAAACCCTACTTCAGCAGGAAGTACAACAAGCCGTAGCGGTGCGCCATATTCCATCTCTATCGAAAGTGTTCGGGAGTTTAAAGTAGTTACCAACCAATATGATGTAAGTTTAGGCCGTGCCGGTGGCGGTACAATTAGCGCTGTAACCAAATCAGGTACGAACCAGGTTACAGGTAGTGCATTCGCTTATAACAGAGCTGATTTTTTAGCGAGCCAATACGACATCAGGGGGAACAAAAGAGTGAACGATTTCTCTACATACCAGTATGGATTTAGCTTAGGCGGACCAATCATAAAAGATAAATTACATTACTTTGCCGTTTGGGATCATCAAAGAGATTCTCGTCCTTTAGTTATTGCCGATATCAATTCATCAGAAGATGAGGCCCGTTTCAACGTTACTAATACAACATTAAAAGACTTTTTAACTGTTGCCAGAAATAAATATGGCGTGGCCAATACACCTCAATATGGTTCATTCGACAAAAAAAGAGGAACCGATGCTGGTTTCTTGCGTTTAGACTGGCAAATTGATGACAAGAACTTATTAACTGTTCGGGATAATTATACCAATGATAGAAATCCACTTGGACTTGCAGATAATACTGCAATCAACTTTTACGAAAGTTACGGAAACGATAAAAATGTTGACAACAGTTTGTTAGCAACACTTCGTTCTACAGTGAGCAGCAAGGTTACCAACGAGTTAAAAGTACAGCATTTATATACTTTCCAGGCCAGTACACAGAACGATGAGTTGTCTTACGCCATACCAAGAGCAGTTGTAAATAATGTTCCTTCTACTTTATCAAACGGTAGTAATGTAACTACTGCCATCCAGATCGGCGGTCACCGTTTCGGCCAGGAAGGTTTTACCAATAACGTTTTTCAGTTGGTTGATAATATTTATTATAATACTGATAAAATTAAATACACCTTTGGTATAGATATTATGTACACCCATGCAAAATCATTGTATGGCAGTGAAGTAAACGGAAGGTTTGAATTTACTAACTCAGGTACAAAAGAAGCTGGAAACGTACAAACTTCAGTACAAAATTTTAATAATTTAATTCCTAACCGTTACTACAGGGAAGTACCATTGGTAGCTGACCCTACTGTAACCGGTAACTTATTGAACTCAGCCATTTATGGCCAAATGCAAACCAAATTGGGTAAAGGTTTAGATTTTACGGGAGGTTTACGTTTAGATTATAGCAAATACCCAACATCGCCACTTAACCAACAGTTATATGATGCGATTGGTGTAAGAACTGATAATGAATTAAAACAGTTTTTAATTCAGCCACGTATCCAGTTGGACTGGGATATTAACGAAAAACATACTGATTACGTTCGTTTAGGAGCAGGTATTTTCGGATCAGATGTGAACAACTACGTAACCATTAACAACCTTACTTTTGATGGAAAACATTTTGGAACGGTTGATATAACTAATGGTATCCCAACACCAGATTTTGCAGGCTATAGAAACGGTACTGCTACAGCACCTGCATTACCGGGCGCACAAGTGGCAACTATAAACACTTATGCTGATGATGCAAAATTACCAGTGGTTTATAAAGCCAACTTATCGTACAACAAATTAATCAACGATAAAATACGTATCGGCATTACCGGTTACGCAACATTAGCCCGCAATAACTACATGTATGTAGACAGAAACATGGCGGCCAATCCATACTTTACTTTAGCAAACGAGGGAAATAGAGGGGTATTTGTGCCTTCAATTCCATCAAACGGAGTAGCAGATTGGAAAGCAGGCCGTTTAACAACTAACACCTTTGGTAGAGTGCTAGAATTAAACAGTAAGGGTAAAGTAAACCAGTTTGCCATTGTTGTTGATGGTACCTGGAAATACTTTAAAGATGGAGAAATTACGGCAAGTTATACCTGGAATGATGCAAAGGACAATACTTCTTACAATGGTAACGTAGCCAATTCTGCAACTTTATCTTTGCCAGTAGTTGATGATCCAAGGAATTTAAGCAAAATGACTTATTCTAATGGTCAGTTCCGTAATAAGGTAATTATTTATGGTACATTACCATCATTCCATGGCATTAAAGCGGGTGTGCGTTATTCAGCTATTGGCGGTACAAGATATAGCTTACTTTCGGGAAGTAATACCAACGGCGATTTCGTATCTACAAACGATCTGGCTTTCATTTTCGACAGAAATAACCCAAGTACACCTGCAAATGTTCGCAATGGCTTACAGGCATTATTGGATAATCCACTTGCAAGCCAAAGTTTAAAAGATTATATCCTAAAATACGAAGGTACATTTGCAGAACGTAATGGTGGTATTAACGGTTTTTACGGTACGATTGATTTAAGATTGGCTTACGTGTTTAAATTCGGACCAGGTAAAAAACAAAGTGTTGAAATTTCTGGCGACTTGTTTAACGTGGCCAACTTATTTAAGAAAACCTGGGGTACTTCAGAAACCTTAGCTACACAGGCTATTTACGGTTTAGGAATTCCTGCAGTAAAAGACGCTGCAGGCAAAGAAATAACTCCGGCAGTAGCCAATTACGATACAACTAAGCGTCAGTTCAATTACCGGATCAACAATAGCGGTTTAGTGATACCATCGGGTAATCCTTGGCAGGCACAAATCGGTTTACGTTACGGATTTTAAACAAATGTTAGCTAAGTATCTTAGCTTAAAGTCATAAAAAAAGGGAATGGATTTTTATCCGTTCCCTTTTTTTATGTTTGTATTTAAAAACAACAAAACTTTAATGGGATTATTATTAGACTACCTGAAAAACCACAAGTGGATTGTGGTTCTGGCGTTATTGCTTGCAGGTTTCAATATTGGCTTTTCTTTAATGGACCCTTACTTCACCGGAAGGATTCTGGATTTATACATCAACAAAAGAGCATCTTTTAGTGATAAAAGCACCTATATCTGGGGCGCTTTAGGTTTCATTGGCCTTGCCATCGGTGCAGCAATGGTATCGCGTATTGCGAAGAACTTTCAGGATTACTTTACCAGCGTAATCGTTCAAAAAGTTGGGGCAAAAATGTATGCAGATGGTTTACAGCATTCTTTAAAATTACCCTACCAGGTTTTCGAAGATCAACGCAGTGGCGAAACACTTGGTATTTTACAAAAGGTACGTTTAGACTCCGAAAAGTTTATCACCTCGTTTATCAGTGTGCTTTTTGTAAGTTTAATTGGGATGGTTTTCGTAATCGTGTATTCGGTTTCGATCAGCTACAAAGTAACATTGGTTTATTTCGCTGCAATCCCGATCATCAGTTTTGTAAGCTGGTTTTTAAGCCGCAAAATCAAAACCATTCAACGTTCTATTGTTGGTGAAACTACGGCTTTGGCAGGTTCAACAACCGAATCGCTAAGAAACATCGAACTGGTTAAAAGTTTAGGCCTGGCCGATCAGGAGATAGAAAGATTAAACAAAACCACTTACAAAATTTTAGGTTTAGAACTTAAAAAAGTGAAGTATGTGCGTAGTATGAGTTTTGTTCAGGGTACTACGGTAAACCTGGTTAGAAGTTCTATGATTGTTGTATTGTTATTGTTAATATTCGACAATACCATTTCTCCGGGACAGTATTTCTCTTTCTTATTCTATTCATTCTTTCTTTTTGGTCCTTTGCAGGAATTAGGGAATGTAATACTCGCCTGGCGTGAGGCTGAAGTTTCGTTAGGTAACTTTAAAAAGATCTTAAGTACACCAGTTGATAAAAAACCTGAAAATCCAACTTCTATAGCAAAAATTAAGGATTTAACCTTTAGCAATGTGGGGTTCAAACACCTAACAGCTAATAGAAATGCTTTAGAGAATATTTCGTTTAAAACCCATCACGGGCAAACCATTGCATTTGTTGGTCCATCGGGTTCTGGAAAAAGCACACTGGTAAAACTATTGGTGGGTTTATATCCGGCAAAAGATGGTGAGATTTTATATAATGGTATTCCAAGTAACGATATCGATCTTGATGCCTTACGCGAAAAAATCGGTTTCGTAACACAGGATACACAGCTGTTTTCGGGAACGATAAGAGAAAACCTGTTATTTGTAAACCCTACAGCTACAGATGAGGAATGTTATAAAGTATTAAATCAGGCTGCTTGTCAAACTTTATTGGCCAGGGCTGATAAAGGTCTGGATTCGCTGATCGGTGAAGGTGGCGTGAAGGTTTCGGGAGGAGAAAAGCAACGTTTATCAATCGCCAGAGCGCTGCTCCGTCAGCCAGATATTTTGGTTTTTGATGAGGCAACTTCTTCGCTGGATTCGATTACGGAAGAAGAGATTACCAAAACCATTCGTTCGGTTTCAGATTTAACCGATCACATTACGATTTTGATTGCGCACCGTTTATCAACGATAAAACATGCCGATAAAATTTATGTTTTAGAGAAAGGCCACATTATTGAGCAGGGAAAACATGAAGAACTAATTGCACAAAATGGCTTATATCAGGCCATGTGGCGCCAACAAATTGGCGAAAGGATTGTTGAAGCTTAAGGAACAATATTCTTAATCATGTTACTGGCACAAGTAGAGAGCAATCACATCGCAATTATCATTGTTATAGCAGCTATATTATGGCTGGCCTTAATATTAACCGCATTGTACCATATATCAAGAAACAGCAGCATGGGTTTTACGGTAAAAGTACTCTGGTTTATCATTATTCTTTTCGCCCCATTTCTGGGTTCGATTATTTACCTCATGTGGGGCAAGAATAAGAAGTTTTAATTTTTGCCATGGTCCGTGCCTTCAAGGGCCATTTTTTGCTTTTCACCATAAAGACACAATAAATAGTTAATTTATTATTGATTCCAGAGTTGTCAACTTTCTAACAAACTGCTTATTAAAGTTGACAACTCTACACGGTTTTTTGGAAAGCAATTCCAGTAGTTCTTCGGTTTGGTTCTGTCCCGCTGTTCCTCCTGCCGATAGCTATTAATAAAAGAGTAATGATACGCTATCGGCATCCGTGCCATCGGGTTTAGGTAGCCAGGGTAAATGTATAACTGACGTTTTTTTAACTGCTATATGTTTTGCATGAGGGATAGCAGTGGAAATCCTTTTTTGATTTTTCTTCAAAAAAGATTGCAACGGATAGCCCGACCCTTGCGCAGCTTGGGGCATGCCCAAATTATTTGAAAAAAAATAGAACTTATCAGTAATTAAACATGAATTTCAGAGTTGTCAACTTTCTAGCAAAAGGCTATTAAAGTTGACAACTCTTTTAGTAACTAAACAGCCTTGGTGGTTTGCTCATTAATATCCTGCAAACTTAGCCTGGTTAACGACTTCGTTTTTAACCAGGTAATAAATGCGATCCCTATGGTCATACTTCCACCAAAAACGACCGCTGGAACAGTTCGCATTAATTTAGCGGTCAAACCAGATTCAAAAGCACCAATTTCATTTGACGAACCTATAAACATGCTATTTACAGCTGATACTCTTCCTCGCATCTCATCAGGCGTAAGCAATTGCATGATGGTTTGGCGTATGATCACACTCACGCTGTCGAATGACCCTTCCAGAAACAAGAAAAACAGCGTTAAATAGAAACTCTTAGATAGCCCGTAGCAAATAATACTTAAACCAAATCCGGTAACAGCAATAAGCAGGTTTCTCCAGGGCTTGCCCATTGGCGAAAAACGGGTCATTGCCAACATGGTAATCACAGAGCCTGTTGAGGCCGCAGCACGCATAAAGCCTAATCCCTCGGCTCCTACTTTTAAAATATCATTAGCGAAAACAGGCAGCAGAGCTACAGCACCGCCGAAAAATACCGAAAATAGATCCAGGCTCATCGCCCAAACCATCATTTTGGTTTTAAACACAAATTGTATCCCTTCTGTTAAGCTTTGCCCAATACTCATTTTAGGAAGGAATTTAGGCGGGTGCACTTTTAGAAAAAAGATACAGATTAATGAAATGAATATAAATGAAATAATCACGATATAGGTTATGGTAATCCCCAAAAAACCATAGATTAAACCTCCTGCTGCAGGACCTAATATTGATGCCAATTGCCAGCTGGAACTACTCCAGGTACTTGCATTTGGATATATCTCTTTAGGAACAATAGAAGCCTGCAAAGAGAAGTTTGCTGGACCGAAAAAACCTCTTGCCAGACCAATACAAAAAACCATACCATATAAAATTTTAACAATCCAATCATTAGATAGATAGGGCTTCATGTAAATGCTCGTTACGATCAGCATAGTTACCGAGCATAAAAATACAGTCGAGAATATTTTAAGCAATAGTGCTCTTTTTTCACTTTTATCTGCAATATATCCACCATAGAGTGCAATTGCTATTGCTGGAATGGCTTCGCAAAGTCCAATTAATCCTAGTGCAAGAGGATCCTTAGTTAAATGATAAATGTAGATACCAAGTACAATAGCTTGCATTTGATAAGCAAAAGTAAAAAAGAATCTCAGCCCGATGTAAGAACGAAATTCTTTATACCGCAAGGCAGCGAATGGATCTTGTTTAACGATTATGGGGTTGGAATTTGACACTGAGAAGAGTTTATCTGCAAAATTAAGCTTT
This genomic interval carries:
- a CDS encoding PLDc N-terminal domain-containing protein; amino-acid sequence: MLLAQVESNHIAIIIVIAAILWLALILTALYHISRNSSMGFTVKVLWFIIILFAPFLGSIIYLMWGKNKKF
- a CDS encoding amidohydrolase family protein codes for the protein MKKILPVIWLVFSATFLFAQQTSFPVNGSFDTRPGMFAFTNATIVVNANQTLTNATLLIKGQTIQAIGAGLTVPKGYVVIDLKGKFIYPSLVDAFTSYGLAEAPAQQRSFGGQRQSIFVSTKKGAYGWNESIRPETYVKSIFSTDSKKADELRKVGFGSVNVINRDGIARGVSAVVTLNEGADNSVFLKDQTAANYSFNKGSSSNDYPTSLMGSIALLRQTYYDAQWYGKQKDEYNISLDEFAKQQAMPQIFEVDGWQNILRADKIGKEFGKKYIIKSTGDEYQRINEVKATGASLIIPLTFPKAYDVEDPAEARNITLSQMKGWELAPTNPAALEKAGIKFALTAFGLENSRDFWANIRTAIENGLTEKQALQSVTEIPASLLGISDKVGSLEKGKVANFLISSDNLFKNGNIIFENWVQGKRFIVNKMDVSDVRGTYNLNVDGVGALTLKITGTGGGSTAVVERAGADSVKTTATFTRNGDWVSINFNLKKNPIGDIRLSGYITSANPVTLKGESALADGATGKFTATYKEAAKETPKKEEPKATLALGPVIYPFSAFGSTELPKQETVLIKNGTVWTNEKDGILQNADVLLENGKIKAVGKNLSASGAKVIDATGKHVTAGIIDEHSHIAGSGGINEGAQSVSAEVRVADIINSEDVNIYRQLAGGVTTSHILHGSANPIGGQSQLIKLRWGKSPEELKFAGADGFIKFALGENVKQSNFGTGARFPVTRMGVEQTFVDEFTRAKEYAKALSVKGNSVRKDLELDAIVEILNNKRFITCHSYVQSEINMLIHVADSLGFKINTFTHILEGYKVADKMKAHGIAGSTFSDWWAYKNEVAEAIPYNGKIMHNVGVTTAFNSDDAEMARHLNQEAGKSVLYGNVPEEDALKFVTLNPARMLHIDDKVGSLKAGKDADVVIWTANPLSIYARAEKTFVDGIAYWDIDKDMQVIKTQQAEKARLIQKMLENKSKGGRTQRPMGDAPRLYNCETLENYSAELTEKEHAH
- a CDS encoding MFS transporter, with the protein product MSNSNPIIVKQDPFAALRYKEFRSYIGLRFFFTFAYQMQAIVLGIYIYHLTKDPLALGLIGLCEAIPAIAIALYGGYIADKSEKRALLLKIFSTVFLCSVTMLIVTSIYMKPYLSNDWIVKILYGMVFCIGLARGFFGPANFSLQASIVPKEIYPNASTWSSSSWQLASILGPAAGGLIYGFLGITITYIVIISFIFISLICIFFLKVHPPKFLPKMSIGQSLTEGIQFVFKTKMMVWAMSLDLFSVFFGGAVALLPVFANDILKVGAEGLGFMRAAASTGSVITMLAMTRFSPMGKPWRNLLIAVTGFGLSIICYGLSKSFYLTLFFLFLEGSFDSVSVIIRQTIMQLLTPDEMRGRVSAVNSMFIGSSNEIGAFESGLTAKLMRTVPAVVFGGSMTIGIAFITWLKTKSLTRLSLQDINEQTTKAV
- a CDS encoding TonB-dependent receptor — protein: MIKNLLIAVMLFLCYSSNSAMAQTTQASISGIVTDEQKKPIPGVSIQIRNNSTGFTTKTSTNAQGEYTFKELPLGGPYTVKAIYIGYAEQNRIGYMLNQGDAVKVAINMQETAQNLGGVEINGSSLRNKVQQFGASTEISSKTMNLLPVNGRNFSSLTDLSPLSGASGIAGQLGSSTNFTIDGMTAKNPTSAGSTTSRSGAPYSISIESVREFKVVTNQYDVSLGRAGGGTISAVTKSGTNQVTGSAFAYNRADFLASQYDIRGNKRVNDFSTYQYGFSLGGPIIKDKLHYFAVWDHQRDSRPLVIADINSSEDEARFNVTNTTLKDFLTVARNKYGVANTPQYGSFDKKRGTDAGFLRLDWQIDDKNLLTVRDNYTNDRNPLGLADNTAINFYESYGNDKNVDNSLLATLRSTVSSKVTNELKVQHLYTFQASTQNDELSYAIPRAVVNNVPSTLSNGSNVTTAIQIGGHRFGQEGFTNNVFQLVDNIYYNTDKIKYTFGIDIMYTHAKSLYGSEVNGRFEFTNSGTKEAGNVQTSVQNFNNLIPNRYYREVPLVADPTVTGNLLNSAIYGQMQTKLGKGLDFTGGLRLDYSKYPTSPLNQQLYDAIGVRTDNELKQFLIQPRIQLDWDINEKHTDYVRLGAGIFGSDVNNYVTINNLTFDGKHFGTVDITNGIPTPDFAGYRNGTATAPALPGAQVATINTYADDAKLPVVYKANLSYNKLINDKIRIGITGYATLARNNYMYVDRNMAANPYFTLANEGNRGVFVPSIPSNGVADWKAGRLTTNTFGRVLELNSKGKVNQFAIVVDGTWKYFKDGEITASYTWNDAKDNTSYNGNVANSATLSLPVVDDPRNLSKMTYSNGQFRNKVIIYGTLPSFHGIKAGVRYSAIGGTRYSLLSGSNTNGDFVSTNDLAFIFDRNNPSTPANVRNGLQALLDNPLASQSLKDYILKYEGTFAERNGGINGFYGTIDLRLAYVFKFGPGKKQSVEISGDLFNVANLFKKTWGTSETLATQAIYGLGIPAVKDAAGKEITPAVANYDTTKRQFNYRINNSGLVIPSGNPWQAQIGLRYGF
- a CDS encoding amidohydrolase family protein, translating into MHTNRYLLSLALSATSLMCFAQANISPAKKQSKTIAITGATVHVGNGTVIENGTILFGNGKIISVTANGQVPQDDVMRIAATGKHIYPGFIAATTNLGLTEIEAVKATLDFQEIGDFNSHIRSIVAYNTDSKVPATLRSNGVLMAQPTPQGGTVSGSSSVVQLDAWNWEDAALKTDDAMHMTWPVTPRFRGGFGGFGRPQLSPEVLAERTQAAIAQLTSFFAEAKAYSEMGKPEVINTRFEAMKKVFSGNEKLFIAADSQKDIVAAVNFARKFGITPVITGADEAYLIIDFLKDNNITLVVKQPHALPNNNDDDVNMPYKNAAVLANAGLNVVLSIDGYWQQRNLPFMAGTVTAWGLDKEKALSTITLNAAKAMGVDKTTGSIETGKDATFFISAGDALDMRTNKVEQAFIQGRDINLDNLHKQLDKKFSDKYAGEKK
- a CDS encoding ABC transporter ATP-binding protein, which codes for MGLLLDYLKNHKWIVVLALLLAGFNIGFSLMDPYFTGRILDLYINKRASFSDKSTYIWGALGFIGLAIGAAMVSRIAKNFQDYFTSVIVQKVGAKMYADGLQHSLKLPYQVFEDQRSGETLGILQKVRLDSEKFITSFISVLFVSLIGMVFVIVYSVSISYKVTLVYFAAIPIISFVSWFLSRKIKTIQRSIVGETTALAGSTTESLRNIELVKSLGLADQEIERLNKTTYKILGLELKKVKYVRSMSFVQGTTVNLVRSSMIVVLLLLIFDNTISPGQYFSFLFYSFFLFGPLQELGNVILAWREAEVSLGNFKKILSTPVDKKPENPTSIAKIKDLTFSNVGFKHLTANRNALENISFKTHHGQTIAFVGPSGSGKSTLVKLLVGLYPAKDGEILYNGIPSNDIDLDALREKIGFVTQDTQLFSGTIRENLLFVNPTATDEECYKVLNQAACQTLLARADKGLDSLIGEGGVKVSGGEKQRLSIARALLRQPDILVFDEATSSLDSITEEEITKTIRSVSDLTDHITILIAHRLSTIKHADKIYVLEKGHIIEQGKHEELIAQNGLYQAMWRQQIGERIVEA